One window of the Eucalyptus grandis isolate ANBG69807.140 chromosome 8, ASM1654582v1, whole genome shotgun sequence genome contains the following:
- the LOC104416182 gene encoding pentatricopeptide repeat-containing protein At4g39530-like → MEVRNMISWTTMISGYMQNSYDKEALKLFLEMTGLGWNPDAFACTSVLTSCGSLEALMQGKQVHAYTIKANLEFDDFVKNGLIDMYAKCNALEDARKVFDVMDGKNVVSYNAMIEGYSRLEKLEEALDLFHSMRLASFFPTPLTFVSILGLSTALFALELSKQVHGLSSKSGISMDLFAGSSLIDVYSKSSLVRDARLVFEEMNDRDIVVWNAMFFGYSQQMENEETFKLFLELQLSEKRPNEFTFTSLITASSNLASLQHGQQFHSQIIKCGLDFDPFVTNALVDMYAKCGSIQEARKAFDLAICEDVACWNSMITTYAQHGEAQAALQIFQEMIITGVKPNYITYVGILSACGHAGLVEDGLHHYNSMRGLGIEPGTEHYACMVSLFGRAGRLKDAVDFIETMPIQPMALVWRSLLSACRNAGDSELGKYAAKMAISLDPTDTGSYTLLSNIFASKGMWFDVKKVRQRMDETGVLKEPGKSWIEVNNEAHVFVARDWTHYEADLIYSVLHYLILQIKEIGYVPNDAAVIIDD, encoded by the coding sequence ATGGAAGTTCGAAATATGATTTCTTGGACCACGATGATTTCTGGGTACATGCAGAACTCGTATGATAAGGAAGCATTGAAGCTTTTCTTGGAGATGACTGGATTGGGTTGGAATCCTGATGCATTTGCTTGCACCAGTGTTCTCACATCATGTGGCTCGCTCGAGGCCTTAATGCAGGGAAAGCAAGTTCATGCTTACACGATCAAGGCCAATTTAGAGTTTGATGATTTCGTCAAAAATGGCTTGATAGATATGTATGCGAAATGCAATGCCCTAGAGGATGCTAGGAAAGTTTTTGATGTTATGGATGGGAAAAATGTTGTCTCCTATAATGCAATGATCGAAGGCTACTCAAGATTAGAGAAACTAGAGGAAGCATTGGATCTCTTCCATAGTATGAGGCTTGCATCGTTCTTCCCAACTCCATTGACATTCGTCAGCATCCTTGGATTATCAACTGCTTTATTCGCCTTGGAATTGAGCAAGCAAGTTCATGGCCTCTCAAGTAAATCTGGAATTTCTATGGACTTATTTGCAGGAAGTTCACTGATTGATGTTTATTCCAAGTCTTCTTTAGTCCGAGACGCAAGGCTAGTATTTGAAGAGATGAACGATAGAGATATCGTAGTTTGGAATGCAATGTTCTTTGGATATAGTCAGCAAATGGAAAATGAGGAGACCTTCAAATTATTCTTAGAGTTACAGTTATCGGAAAAACGACCCAACGAATTCACGTTCACTTCCCTTATCACAGCATCAAGCAATTTAGCAAGTCTCCAACATGGTCAACAGTTCCATAGCCAGATTATAAAGTGCGGTTTGGATTTTGACCCATTTGTCACGAATGCTCTTGTGGATATGTATGCTAAATGCGGAAGTATTCAGGAGGCCAGGAAAGCATTTGACCTCGCTATTTGTGAAGATGTTGCATGCTGGAACTCCATGATCACAACATATGCACAACATGGAGAAGCACAGGCTGCTCTCCAGATATTTCAGGAAATGATAATCACAGGAGTGAAACCGAATTACATCACATATGTGGGCATCCTCTCTGCATGTGGCCATGCGGGGCTTGTGGAAGATGGATTGCATCATTATAACTCGATGCGTGGGCTTGGAATTGAACCGGGGACCGAACATTATGCTTGCATGGTCTCCCTTTTTGGCCGAGCTGGTAGACTAAAGGATGCCGTGGATTTCATCGAGACAATGCCAATTCAACCGATGGCACTGGTATGGAGGAGCTTGCTCAGTGCATGCAGGAATGCTGGTGACAGCGAATTAGGAAAGTATGCTGCCAAGATGGCAATTTCTTTGGACCCGACGGATACTGGATCTTATACCCTTCTCTCGAATATATTTGCATCAAAAGGAATGTGGTTTGATGTCAAGAAGGTGAGGCAGAGAATGGACGAAACTGGAGTCCTAAAAGAACCAGGAAAAAGTTGGATAGAAGTTAATAATGAGGCTCATGTGTTTGTTGCTAGAGACTGGACTCATTATGAGGCTGATTTGATTTATTCAGTTTTGCACTATTTAATTCTTCAGATAAAAGAGATCGGTTATGTGCCAAACGATGCTGCTGTTATCATAGACGATTGA
- the LOC120287710 gene encoding pentatricopeptide repeat-containing protein At4g39530-like produces the protein MTNCHGRSSTPRTTMSQDLQTGEPLLRCLLHLPGGDPPRRVPGSRAKRREFAELLQLSPASASDADDPIRYRKKLHGRIVVWGFQHDVFLANVLLHSYSRSGALRDARRAFDNIPERNLITWSTVISMYARYGCCDEALLSFVEFQRGSVERPNEYILASLIRGCAQSGGLDEGVQVHCFVVKAGLGQDVYVGTSLVFLYANNGGIDGARSVFDGLLDKTDVTWTAIISGHVKCGRSEVSLQLFSQMIDAGLLPDKYVISSVLSACSALEFVEGGKQIHAHILRREVEMDISVVNVLIDCYTKSGMA, from the coding sequence ATGACGAACTGCCATGGTCGGTCGAGCACTCCTCGCACGACAATGTCGCAGGATCTCCAAACCGGCGAGCCCCTCCTCCGTTGCCTTCTCCACCTTCCCGGTGGAGATCCCCCTCGCCGGGTTCCCGGTTCGCGGGCCAAGCGGCGCGAATTCGCCGAGCTCTTGCAGTTGTCGCCCGCCTCCGCGTCCGACGCCGACGACCCCATTCGCTACCGCAAGAAGCTCCACGGCCGAATCGTCGTCTGGGGGTTTCAGCACGACGTGTTCCTTGCCAACGTTCTGCTGCATTCATACTCGAGGTCCGGGGCTTTACGGGATGCAAGAAGGGCGTTCGATAATATCCCCGAGAGGAACCTGATCACTTGGTCTACGGTGATCTCGATGTACGCCCGGTATGGTTGTTGCGATGAAGCGCTCTTGAGCTTTGTGGAGTTTCAGAGAGGCTCTGTCGAGAGGCCGAATGAGTATATTTTGGCCAGTCTGATCCGTGGTTGTGCACAGTCGGGTGGCCTTGATGAAGGAGTTCAGGTGCATTGTTTCGTTGTTAAGGCCGGTCTTGGTCAGGATGTCTATGTTGGCACTTCTCTGGTTTTTCTGTATGCGAATAATGGTGGGATAGATGGGGCGAGATCAGTTTTTGATGGTTTATTGGATAAGACTGATGTTACTTGGACTGCGATCATAAGCGGGCATGTGAAATGTGGGAGAAGTGAAGTGTCTCTGCAGTTGTTTAGCCAGATGATAGATGCTGGCCTTCTTCCTGACAAATACGTGATTTCCAGCGTTCTAAGTGCTTGCTCAGCACTTGAGTTTGTTGAAGGTGGCAAGCAAATTCATGCTCATATACTGAGGCGAGAAGTAGAGATGGACATTTCGGTGGTTAATGTGCTGATCGATTGTTATACAAAATCTGGCATGGCATGA
- the LOC120286582 gene encoding uncharacterized protein LOC120286582, translated as MDDVIDTKKLKNRKEIIYTRPPTHPLTHKPRDDSKNAFPFIDIIIIFPHHHFLLALGYDLPVPSWGLGPKRSSVGKQAFSWRGICDMVATTWPITFCAVKYVREKSWSKSLIRQRVGRSRCHQAKNFASLEIVL; from the exons ATGGATGATGTGATAGATACAAAGAAGCTAAAGAATCGAAAAG AGATTATATATACCcgcccacccacccacccacttACCCACAAACCCAGAGATGACAGCAAAAATGCATTCCCCTTCATcgacatcatcatcattttccctcatcaccattttcttcttgctcttggTTATGATCTCCCTGTTCCTTCCTGGGGCCTCGGCCCAAAAAG GTCAAGTGTGGGGAAGCAAGCCTTCTCCTGGCGGGGGATATGTGA CATGGTCGCAACAACTTGGCCAATAACGTTTTGTGCAGTTAAATATGTGAGGGAAAAGTCATG GAGCAAATCCTTGATCAGACAGCGTGTTGGTCGTTCCAGATGCCATCAAGCGAAGAACTTTGCGTCACTCGAGATCGTGCTATAG